Proteins found in one Tamandua tetradactyla isolate mTamTet1 chromosome 1, mTamTet1.pri, whole genome shotgun sequence genomic segment:
- the ADNP gene encoding activity-dependent neuroprotector homeobox protein, producing the protein MFQLPVNNLGSLRKARKTVKKILSDIGLEYCKEHIEDFKQFEPNDFYLKNTTWEDVGLWDPSLTKNQDYRTKPFCCSACPFSSKFFSAYKSHFRNVHSEDFENRILLNCPYCTFNADKKTLETHIKIFHAPNASAPSSSLSTFKDKNKNDGLKPKQADSVEQAVYYCKKCTYRDPLYEIVRKHIYREHFQHVAAPYIAKAGEKSLNGAVPLGSNAREEGSIHCKRCLFMPKSYEALVQHVIEDHERIGYQVTAMIGHTNVVVPRSKPLMLIAPKPQEKKGMGLPPRIGSLASGNVRSLPSQQMVNRLSIPKPNLNSTGVNMMSSVHLQQNNYGVKSVGQGYGVSQSMRLGLGGNAPVSIPQQSQSVKQLLPSGNGRSYGLGSEQRSQAPARYSLQSANASSLSSGQLKSPSLSQSQASRVLSQSSSKPAAATGPPPINTSSTQKWKICTICNELFPENVYSVHFEKEHKAEKVPAVANYIMKIHNFTSKCLYCNRYLPTDTLLNHMLIHGLSCPYCRSTFNDVEKMAAHMRMVHIDEEMGPKTDSTLSFDLTLQQGSHTNIHLLVTTYNLRDAPAESVAYHAQNNPPVPSKPQPKVQEKADIPVKSSPQAAVPYKKDVGKTLCPLCFSILKGPISDALAHHLRERHQVIQTVHPVEKKLTYKCIHCLGVYTSNMTASTITLHLVHCRGVGKTQNGQDKTNAPSRLNQSPGLAPVKRTYEQVEFPLLKKRKLDDDNDSPTFFEEKPEEPVVLALDPKGHEDDSYEARKSFLTKYFNKQPYPTRREIEKLAASLWLWKSDIASHFSNKRKKCVRDCEKYKPGVLLGFNMKELNKVKHEMDFDAEWLFENHDEKDSRVNASKTSDKKLNLGKEDDSSSDGFENLEEESNESGSPFDPVFEVEPKIPNDNPEEHRPKVVPEDALEPEDALEPEEKLDQKKEDGSKYEAIHLTEEPTKLMHDASDSDVGQDDVVEWKDGASPSESGPGSQQVSDFEDNTCEMKPGTWSDESSQSEDARSSKPAAKKKATRQGNREQLKWKNSSYGKVEGFWSKDQSQWKNASENDERLATPQIEWQNSTIDSEDGEHFDNMTDGVAEPMHGSLTGVKLSSQQA; encoded by the exons GATTTTAAACAGTTTGAACCTAATgacttttatttgaaaaacacTACTTGGGAGGATGTAGGACTGTGGGACCCTTCACTTACAAAAAATCAG gACTATCGGACAAAACCGTTCTGCTGCAGTGCTTGtccattttcctcaaaatttttctCTGCCTACAAAAGTCATTTCCGGAATGTCCATAGTGAAGACTTTGAAAATAGGATTCTCCTTAATTGTCCCTACTGTACCTTCAATGCAGACAAAAAGACTTTGGAaacacacattaaaatatttcatgctCCAAATGCCAGCGCACCAAGTAGCAGCCTCAGCACtttcaaagataaaaacaaaaacgaTGGCCTTAAACCTAAGCAGGCTGACAGTGTAGAGCAAGCTGTTTATTACTGTAAAAAGTGCACTTACCGTGATCCTCTTTATGAAATAGTTAGGAAGCACATTTACAGGGAACATTTTCAACATGTGGCAGCACCTTACATAGCAAAGGCAGGTGAAAAATCACTCAACGGTGCAGTCCCTTTAGGCTCAAATGCCCGGGAGGAGGGCAGTATTCACTGCAAGCGATGCCTTTTCATGCCGAAGTCCTATGAAGCTTTGGTACAACATGTCATCGAAGACCACGAGCGCATAGGCTATCAGGTCACTGCCATGATTGGGCACACAAATGTGGTGGTCCCCCGATCCAAACCCTTGATGCTAATTGCTCCCAAACCTCAAGAGAAGAAGGGCATGGGACTCCCACCAAGAATTGGTTCCCTGGCTTCTGGAAATGTCCGGTCTTTACCATCCCAGCAGATGGTGAATCGACTCTCAATACCAAAGCCTAATTTAAATTCTACAGGAGTCAACATGATGTCCAGTGTTCACCTACAGCAGAACAACTATGGAGTCAAATCTGTAGGCCAGGGCTATGGTGTTAGTCAGTCAATGAGACTGGGTCTAGGTGGCAATGCACCAGTTTCCATCCCTCAGCAGTCTCAGTCTGTGAAGCAGTTACTTCCAAGTGGAAACGGAAGATCGTATGGGCTTGGGTCAGAGCAGAGGTCTCAGGCACCAGCACGATACTCACTTCAGTCTGCTAACGCCTCTTCACTCTCATCAGGCCAATTGAagtctccttccctctcccagtCACAAGCATCCAGAGTATTAAGTCAGTCCAGTTCCAAACCTGCAGCTGCCACAGGCCCTCCCCCAATCAATACTTCTTCAACCCAAAAGTGGAAAATATGTACAATCTGTAATGAGCTTTTTCCTGAAAATGTCTATAGTGTACATTTCGAAAAAGAACACAAAGCTGAGAAGGTCCCAGCAGTAGCCAACTATATTATGAAAATACACAATTTTACTAGCAAATGCCTCTACTGTAATCGCTATTTGCCTACAGATACCCTACTTAACCACATGTTAATTCACGGTCTCTCTTGTCCATACTGCCGTTCAACTTTCAACGATGTGGAAAAGATGGCAGCACACATGCGAATGGTTCACATTGATGAAGAGATGGGACCTAAGACAGATTCTACTTTGAGTTTTGATTTGACATTGCAGCAGGGTAGTCACACTAACATCCATCTCCTTGTAACCACATACAACCTAAGAGATGCCCCAGCTGAATCTGTAGCTTACCATGCCCAAAATAATCCTCCAGTCCCTTCAAAGCCACAACCAAAAGTCCAAGAGAAGGCCGATATCCCTGTTAAAAGTTCACCTCAAGCTGCAGTGCCCTATAAAAAAGATGTTGGGAAAACCCTTTGCCCTCTTTGCTTTTCAATCCTAAAAGGACCCATATCTGATGCACTTGCACATCATTTACGCGAGAGACACCAAGTTATCCAGACGGTTCATCCAGTTGAGAAAAAGCTGACCTACAAATGCATCCATTGCCTTGGTGTGTATACCAGCAACATGACCGCCTCGACTATCACACTGCACCTGGTTCACTGCAGGGGTGTTGGAAAGACCCAAAATGGCCAGGATAAGACAAATGCACCCTCTCGGCTTAATCAGTCCCCAGGTCTGGCACCTGTGAAGCGCACTTATGAGCAAGTGGAATTTCCTCTACTGAAAAAGCGAAAGTTAGATGATGATAATGATTCACCTACCTTCTTTGAAGAGAAGCCTGAAGAGCCTGTTGTTTTAGCTTTAGACCCCAAGGGTCATGAAGATGATTCCTATGAAGCCAGGAAAAGCTTTCTAACAAAGTATTTCAACAAACAGCCCTATCCCACCAGGAGAGAAATTGAGAAACTGGCAGCCAGTTTATGGTTGTGGAAGAGTGACATTGCTTCTCATTTTAGTAACAAAAGGAAGAAGTGTGTCCGAGATTGTGAAAAGTACAAGCCTGGTGTGTTGCTGGGCTTCAAcatgaaagaattaaataaagtCAAGCACGAGATGGATTTTGATGCTGAATGGCTATTTGAAAATCATGATGAGAAGGATTCCAGAGTCAACGCTAGCAAAACTTCTGACAAAAAGCTTAACCTTGGGAAGGAAGATGACAGTTCCTCAGACGGTTTTGAAAATTTGGAAGAAGAATCCAATGAAAGTGGTAGCCCTTTTGACCCTGTTTTTGAAGTTGAGCCTAAAATCCCTAATGATAACCCAGAGGAACACAGACCGAAGGTAGTTCCTGAGGATGCTTTAGAACCTGAGGATGCTTTAGAACCTGAGGAGAAATTAGACCAAAAAAAGGAGGATGGTTCAAAATATGAAGCTATTCATTTGACTGAGGAACCAACCAAACTAATGCATGATGCTTCAGATAGTGATGTTGGCCAAGATGATGTTGTTGAATGGAAAGATGGTGCTTCTCCATCTGAGAGTGGGCCTGGTTCCCAGCAAGTATCAGACTTTGAGGATAATACGTGCGAAATGAAACCAGGAACCTGGTCTGATGAGTCTTCCCAGAGTGAAGATGCAAGGAGCAGTAAGCCAGCTGCCAAAAAAAAGGCTACCAGGCAAGGTAACAGAGAGCAGTTGAAATGGAAGAATAGTTCCTATGGAAAAGTTGAAGGGTTTTGGTCAAAGGACCAGTCACAGTGGAAAAATGCATCTGAAAATGATGAGCGCTTAGCCACCCCACAGATTGAGTGGCAGAATAGCACAATTGACAGTGAAGATGGGGAGCATTTTGACAACATGACTGATGGGGTAGCTGAACCAATGCACGGCAGCTTAACTGGAGTCAAGCTGAGCAGTCAGCAGGCATAA